The proteins below are encoded in one region of Halococcus sediminicola:
- a CDS encoding translation initiation factor eIF-1A — MSEESSGRKNLRMPDDNQVFAVVTQHNGGNHVQLQCMDGKERMGRIPGRMKYRVWINEGDVVLVEPWDWQDEKGTIEWRYSDQDADQLRREGHIE; from the coding sequence ATGAGCGAAGAATCATCGGGGCGGAAGAACCTCCGCATGCCCGACGACAACCAGGTGTTCGCCGTCGTGACCCAGCACAACGGCGGCAATCACGTCCAACTCCAGTGTATGGACGGCAAGGAGCGCATGGGCCGCATCCCCGGTCGCATGAAGTATCGCGTCTGGATCAACGAGGGCGACGTCGTGCTCGTCGAGCCGTGGGACTGGCAGGACGAGAAGGGGACCATCGAGTGGCGCTACTCCGACCAAGACGCCGACCAGCTCCGTCGTGAAGGCCACATCGAATAG
- a CDS encoding acyl CoA:acetate/3-ketoacid CoA transferase, whose protein sequence is MSLVRPADAAVEAVAAGDTIAVGGFVAVGIPEHLLSALGERYARTGSPGDLTLYHPAAEGDRQGHGVAHLARDGMLERVIGSHWGFVPQLMERIVDGDVEAYNLPFGAMDHLLRDAAAGKPGTVTTVGLRTFVDPRRTGGKANDATTEDLVEVITLDGEEYLFYHAIAPDVALIRGTTADERGNVSMEREALTANMLATAQAAHNAGGTVIAQVERVTEAGSLDAREVDIPGIVVDTVVEAPAEDHTQTYGTDYSGALSGEVRPPRDSTPEETPLTARTVIARRAAMELVPDAVVNLGVGVPEAIPAVAAAGGVSDEITQTVEAGPIGGSPSGGIDFGTASNHDALVSSPEQFDFYDGGGLDIGYLGIAQADRDGNVNVSRFGSQLPGCGGFINITQNAEKVVFCGTLTTGDSSVSVGDGRLTVESEAGAPKFVERVEQVTFSGDYALETDQPIVFVTERAVFELGDEGVTLTEIAPGVDVDSDVVDRMAFAPAVADDLSEMDARLFRAEPMTLTEFVRSE, encoded by the coding sequence ATGTCACTCGTTCGACCCGCCGACGCGGCCGTCGAGGCGGTCGCCGCAGGCGATACGATCGCCGTCGGCGGGTTCGTCGCCGTCGGGATCCCCGAACACCTGCTCTCGGCGCTCGGCGAGCGCTACGCACGAACGGGGTCGCCCGGCGACCTCACGCTGTACCATCCCGCGGCCGAGGGCGACCGACAGGGGCACGGCGTCGCCCATCTCGCACGCGACGGGATGCTCGAACGGGTCATCGGCAGCCACTGGGGGTTCGTCCCGCAGCTCATGGAGCGCATCGTCGACGGCGACGTCGAGGCCTACAACCTGCCCTTCGGCGCGATGGACCACCTGCTACGCGACGCCGCAGCCGGCAAACCGGGAACGGTAACGACCGTCGGACTGCGGACGTTCGTCGACCCGCGGCGAACGGGCGGGAAGGCGAACGACGCGACCACCGAGGACCTCGTCGAGGTCATTACGCTCGACGGCGAGGAGTATCTGTTCTATCACGCGATAGCGCCCGACGTCGCGCTGATTCGCGGGACGACCGCCGACGAGCGCGGCAACGTCTCGATGGAACGCGAGGCGCTCACGGCGAACATGCTGGCGACCGCACAGGCCGCCCACAACGCCGGTGGGACCGTCATCGCACAGGTCGAGCGCGTAACCGAGGCCGGCTCGCTCGACGCACGCGAGGTCGATATCCCAGGAATCGTCGTCGATACGGTCGTCGAAGCCCCCGCCGAGGACCACACGCAGACGTACGGGACCGACTACAGCGGTGCGCTGAGCGGCGAGGTCCGGCCACCGCGCGACTCGACGCCAGAGGAAACGCCGCTGACCGCGCGGACGGTCATCGCGCGTCGGGCGGCGATGGAGCTGGTGCCCGACGCCGTGGTGAACCTCGGCGTCGGCGTGCCCGAGGCGATTCCGGCCGTCGCGGCCGCCGGCGGCGTCAGCGACGAGATCACTCAAACTGTCGAGGCGGGTCCCATCGGTGGTTCGCCGTCCGGCGGTATCGACTTCGGAACGGCCAGCAACCACGACGCGCTCGTGAGTTCGCCCGAGCAGTTCGACTTCTACGACGGCGGCGGACTCGATATCGGCTATCTCGGCATCGCACAGGCCGACCGCGACGGCAACGTCAACGTCAGCCGGTTCGGCTCGCAGCTACCGGGCTGTGGCGGGTTCATCAACATCACTCAGAACGCCGAGAAGGTGGTCTTCTGTGGCACGCTCACGACCGGCGACTCCTCGGTGTCCGTCGGCGACGGACGACTCACCGTCGAAAGCGAGGCTGGAGCACCGAAATTCGTCGAGCGCGTCGAACAGGTCACGTTCAGCGGCGACTACGCGCTCGAAACCGACCAGCCGATCGTCTTCGTCACCGAGCGGGCCGTCTTCGAACTCGGTGATGAGGGCGTCACGCTCACCGAGATCGCGCCGGGCGTCGATGTCGACAGCGACGTCGTCGACCGGATGGCGTTCGCGCCGGCCGTCGCCGACGACCTCTCGGAGATGGACGCGCGGCTGTTCCGTGCGGAGCCGATGACGCTGACCGAGTTCGTCCGATCGGAGTAA
- a CDS encoding ABC transporter ATP-binding protein, whose amino-acid sequence MTLVVDGVWKSHGDFELGPIDLAVGEEVLSILGPSGCGKTTLLSAIAGVVTPDAGEVVLNGLDLTGQPPEARGTVLVFQDGALFPHMTARENVAYAARSEGRVTELADTLEIAGILDQRADTLSGGERQRVALARSLAADPDALLLDEPLANLDAPIKRRLRDELRPILSSLDVPVIYVTHDQREATAIGDRLAVIADGEIHQLDTPSEVFAHPATPFVASFTGSVNLFRGRVIDTEAGPALDWNGRRLDATIEEGVGTEVWFCIRPEYVGLVEVDHPNTLTGTVTRWVFEGDGHLIDVALDGGDETVRLALSPSVDDLLAGERERVRVALPPDAIHVIGGVDEHSQ is encoded by the coding sequence ATGACGCTCGTCGTCGACGGCGTGTGGAAATCCCACGGCGACTTCGAACTCGGTCCCATCGACCTCGCCGTCGGCGAGGAGGTCCTTTCAATTCTCGGGCCGTCCGGCTGTGGCAAGACCACGCTCCTGTCGGCGATCGCGGGCGTCGTCACTCCCGACGCCGGCGAGGTCGTTTTGAACGGGCTGGATCTCACCGGGCAGCCACCCGAAGCGCGTGGCACGGTGCTAGTCTTTCAAGATGGCGCGCTCTTTCCACATATGACCGCCCGCGAGAACGTCGCTTACGCCGCCCGATCGGAGGGTCGGGTGACGGAACTCGCCGACACGCTCGAAATAGCGGGAATACTCGACCAGCGCGCGGACACTCTTTCCGGGGGTGAGCGCCAGCGGGTCGCGCTCGCACGCTCGCTGGCGGCCGACCCCGATGCATTGCTGCTCGACGAACCGCTCGCCAACCTCGACGCGCCGATCAAACGTCGGCTCCGCGACGAACTCCGACCCATACTCTCCTCGCTCGACGTCCCCGTTATCTACGTCACCCACGACCAGCGCGAGGCGACGGCTATCGGCGACCGGTTGGCGGTCATCGCCGACGGCGAGATCCATCAACTCGATACGCCCTCGGAGGTATTCGCCCACCCCGCGACGCCCTTCGTCGCCTCGTTCACCGGCAGCGTCAATCTGTTTCGGGGACGAGTTATCGACACCGAAGCGGGGCCCGCGCTCGATTGGAACGGTCGGCGACTCGACGCCACCATCGAGGAAGGAGTGGGCACCGAGGTCTGGTTCTGCATCCGACCCGAGTACGTCGGACTCGTCGAGGTCGACCACCCGAACACCCTCACCGGAACCGTCACACGATGGGTCTTCGAGGGTGACGGCCATCTGATCGACGTCGCACTCGACGGGGGCGACGAGACCGTGCGCCTCGCGCTCTCGCCGTCCGTCGACGACCTGCTCGCTGGCGAGCGCGAGCGGGTTCGAGTGGCGCTCCCGCCCGACGCCATCCACGTCATCGGTGGCGTCGACGAACACTCTCAGTGA
- a CDS encoding ABC transporter permease, with the protein MATRSNPSRTGTTLLGFDWLTVALVLGGVLCLYYLAPLISLFLSVPPGEVIARMTDSTVVDAATTSVLSASISTTVATVFGLPLAYWLARGESRWTNAVLGVVVLPLVLPPTVGGIVLLTVFGPGAPIGAAAASAGVPLTRSLTGVVLAQTFVASPFIVVTAKAAFEGVPLDLEHASRSLGKGRWTTAQNVTLPLAMPGILAGVTLTFARAMGEFGATMMLSYYPRTMPVQIWVSFVELGLDNAYPIAILLLLISVAALAVLNTIAANPWE; encoded by the coding sequence ATGGCAACACGCTCGAATCCGTCCCGAACCGGAACGACGCTGCTCGGTTTCGACTGGCTCACCGTCGCGCTCGTCCTCGGCGGCGTGCTCTGTCTCTACTATCTCGCGCCGCTGATCTCGCTGTTCCTGTCGGTACCGCCGGGTGAGGTCATCGCCCGAATGACCGATTCGACGGTCGTGGACGCGGCGACGACGTCGGTGCTGTCGGCGTCGATCAGCACGACCGTCGCCACCGTGTTCGGACTGCCGCTCGCGTACTGGCTCGCGCGGGGCGAGTCGCGCTGGACGAACGCCGTGCTGGGGGTCGTCGTCCTTCCCCTGGTGCTCCCGCCGACGGTCGGCGGTATCGTCCTGCTCACGGTGTTCGGTCCCGGCGCACCGATCGGCGCGGCCGCGGCCAGCGCCGGCGTGCCGCTCACACGCTCGCTGACCGGCGTAGTGCTCGCTCAGACGTTCGTGGCCTCGCCGTTCATCGTCGTCACGGCGAAGGCGGCCTTCGAGGGCGTCCCGCTCGACCTCGAACACGCCTCGCGCTCGCTCGGCAAGGGGCGGTGGACGACCGCACAGAACGTGACGCTACCGCTCGCCATGCCGGGGATTCTCGCCGGCGTGACGCTCACCTTCGCGCGCGCGATGGGCGAGTTCGGCGCGACGATGATGCTGTCGTACTACCCCCGGACGATGCCGGTCCAGATCTGGGTCTCGTTCGTCGAGCTCGGACTCGACAACGCCTACCCCATCGCCATTCTCCTCCTTCTCATCTCGGTCGCGGCGCTCGCCGTTCTCAACACCATCGCGGCCAATCCGTGGGAATGA
- a CDS encoding extracellular solute-binding protein, whose protein sequence is MREQRRPASRSRRTFLRAAGSAGLVGLAGCVGSGFSRTGGRKGTAGDTDPVSILAAGSLQNALSNGLAAAVDVPVEVEAHGSATVARLVAEGKRDPDILSIADVALFDRPLSPAWHSVFASNAVVVAYNPDTEGGERLAEAGPENWYEALADGDVRLGRTDPDQDPLGYRTRFTLDLASRYYEDASNLTEKLLQRNQIYPETGLISRFESGSIDAAIAYRNMAVERDYEYIDLPDEIDLSNPEHEKDWYSTVSYSLPNGRTVRGGLVSYGATIRETSDAALDVFAAHTTGDYLDEHGFVLREGFPTYEGSVPKRVQRVIGGSETANSGAQSSLGDHSGRPSPSKSGPGS, encoded by the coding sequence ATGAGGGAACAACGCCGGCCGGCCAGCCGTTCGCGCCGCACGTTCCTGCGCGCGGCCGGCTCGGCGGGGCTCGTGGGTCTCGCCGGGTGCGTGGGGAGCGGTTTCAGCCGCACCGGCGGGCGCAAGGGAACCGCCGGCGATACCGATCCGGTCTCGATCCTCGCTGCCGGGAGCCTCCAGAACGCGCTGTCGAACGGTCTCGCTGCCGCCGTCGACGTTCCTGTCGAAGTCGAAGCCCACGGCTCGGCGACGGTCGCCCGACTGGTCGCCGAGGGCAAGCGCGACCCCGACATCCTCTCGATAGCGGACGTGGCGCTGTTCGACCGGCCGCTCTCGCCGGCGTGGCACTCCGTGTTTGCGAGTAACGCCGTCGTCGTCGCGTACAATCCCGACACCGAGGGCGGCGAGCGCCTCGCCGAAGCGGGGCCGGAAAACTGGTACGAGGCGCTGGCCGACGGGGACGTGCGACTCGGCCGCACCGACCCCGATCAGGACCCGCTCGGCTACCGGACCCGCTTTACCCTCGACCTCGCCTCGCGGTACTACGAGGATGCGTCGAACCTCACGGAGAAACTCCTCCAACGAAATCAGATCTACCCCGAGACGGGCCTCATCAGCCGCTTCGAGAGCGGTTCGATCGACGCCGCCATCGCCTACCGGAACATGGCCGTCGAGCGCGATTACGAGTACATCGATCTGCCCGACGAGATCGACCTGAGCAACCCCGAACACGAGAAGGATTGGTACTCGACGGTCTCGTACTCGCTGCCGAACGGCCGGACGGTACGAGGGGGACTCGTCAGCTACGGGGCGACCATCCGAGAGACGAGCGACGCCGCCCTCGACGTGTTCGCCGCCCATACGACCGGTGACTACCTCGACGAACACGGCTTCGTCCTGCGCGAGGGATTCCCGACCTACGAGGGAAGCGTGCCGAAACGGGTGCAACGAGTGATCGGTGGGTCCGAGACGGCGAACTCTGGGGCACAGTCCTCGCTTGGCGATCACAGCGGCCGACCGTCACCGTCGAAGTCGGGACCAGGGTCGTAA
- a CDS encoding TOBE domain-containing protein, giving the protein MDLDAGFDAQFDKSGVGFDERDAALLRAIDDHGSLNAAADALGRSYSRSQRRVVALEEAFGPLVARKRGGSGGGGSSLTEAAHDLLAAFDRLRAEFTGVAEVGETVLSGTVADRDGELATVETLAGSVRAIVPATARDVRLAVRADAVTLHAPGATPESETSARNRFRGTVVDIDGGDALARVALDVGTDTRLLALVTRESIATLDLAPGDDALASFKATATRATPARADGENRIDR; this is encoded by the coding sequence ATGGATCTCGATGCGGGTTTCGACGCCCAGTTCGACAAGTCGGGGGTCGGGTTCGACGAGCGCGACGCGGCGCTGCTGCGGGCCATCGACGACCACGGCTCGCTCAACGCGGCCGCCGACGCGCTCGGGCGGTCGTACTCGCGCTCGCAGCGCCGCGTCGTCGCCCTCGAAGAGGCCTTCGGCCCACTGGTCGCCCGCAAGCGGGGCGGTTCGGGGGGTGGCGGAAGCAGCCTCACCGAGGCCGCCCACGATCTCCTCGCCGCGTTCGACCGCCTCCGGGCGGAGTTCACCGGTGTGGCCGAGGTCGGAGAGACGGTGCTTTCGGGCACCGTCGCCGACCGCGACGGCGAACTCGCCACGGTCGAGACACTCGCTGGAAGCGTCCGGGCGATCGTCCCCGCGACGGCCCGCGACGTTCGCCTCGCCGTCCGGGCCGATGCCGTCACGCTCCACGCACCGGGGGCGACCCCGGAATCAGAGACCAGCGCCCGCAATCGGTTTCGCGGGACCGTCGTCGACATCGACGGCGGCGATGCGCTCGCGCGCGTCGCGCTCGACGTGGGAACCGACACGCGACTGCTCGCGCTCGTGACACGGGAGAGCATCGCCACGCTCGACCTCGCGCCCGGGGACGACGCGCTCGCCTCGTTCAAGGCGACCGCGACGCGGGCGACTCCGGCGCGGGCCGACGGGGAGAACCGAATCGACCGCTGA
- a CDS encoding digeranylgeranylglycerophospholipid reductase, whose product MPDRYDVVIAGAGPAGAQCARDLAERGYEVLVLETEPEGTFPAQSNKSTGGTFPSMMGSFGIPDDVVMNYTDSVVLESPSENFNLTQPGAVLEFADFKRYLVRDGRERGATYCFDARVSQPIMEDGAVAGVRYGGGKEVYADIVVDATGPSAPIAKALGMSELQRSKQAIGIEWEFDGVDLDCPDYADLTDAMMLRLDHDLAPGGYAWIFHTGADTAKVGLCFIQNEKYSPEAERVRIDDALTRWLDDDPRFANAERIDDSQHRGSAHIQPPGQLSTDGFMAIGDTVPSIDPLWGQGIDKCMKSGRAAAVTADRCFTGRMDTSADEMTIYDTLWHRDVAPKVAVRLLMTHLLYYAPTERYDRLIRDLHRLSNDTLTAANGGNPLALAKLFHVGDVSLLKEFAADHRDLIGQLLPVPRSLLPE is encoded by the coding sequence ATGCCCGACCGGTACGACGTCGTCATCGCCGGCGCTGGTCCCGCCGGCGCACAGTGTGCTAGAGACCTCGCCGAGCGCGGCTACGAGGTGCTCGTCCTCGAAACCGAGCCCGAAGGAACGTTCCCGGCCCAGAGCAACAAGTCCACCGGGGGAACGTTCCCCTCGATGATGGGATCGTTCGGCATCCCCGACGACGTGGTGATGAACTACACCGACAGTGTCGTCTTAGAGTCGCCGAGCGAGAACTTCAACCTCACCCAACCCGGTGCGGTCCTCGAATTCGCCGACTTCAAGCGCTATCTCGTTCGCGATGGCCGCGAGCGCGGCGCGACCTACTGCTTCGATGCCCGCGTCTCCCAGCCCATCATGGAAGACGGCGCGGTCGCCGGCGTGCGCTACGGCGGCGGGAAGGAGGTGTACGCCGACATCGTCGTGGACGCGACCGGCCCGTCCGCCCCGATCGCCAAAGCGCTCGGGATGAGCGAGTTGCAGCGGAGCAAACAGGCCATCGGCATCGAGTGGGAGTTCGATGGGGTGGACCTCGATTGTCCCGACTACGCCGACCTCACCGACGCGATGATGCTCCGACTCGACCACGACCTCGCGCCCGGCGGCTACGCGTGGATATTCCACACCGGCGCGGACACGGCGAAGGTCGGTCTCTGCTTCATCCAGAACGAAAAGTACAGCCCGGAGGCCGAACGGGTCCGTATCGACGACGCGCTCACGCGCTGGCTCGACGACGACCCCCGGTTCGCGAACGCCGAGCGCATCGACGACAGCCAGCACCGTGGCTCGGCACACATCCAGCCGCCGGGCCAGTTGAGTACGGACGGATTCATGGCGATCGGCGACACCGTCCCCTCGATCGACCCGCTGTGGGGACAGGGCATCGACAAGTGCATGAAATCCGGGCGGGCGGCGGCCGTCACCGCCGACCGCTGTTTCACCGGTCGGATGGACACCTCGGCCGACGAGATGACGATCTACGACACGCTCTGGCATCGCGACGTGGCCCCGAAGGTCGCGGTGCGCCTGCTGATGACCCACCTGCTCTACTACGCCCCGACCGAGCGCTACGACCGCCTCATCCGCGACCTCCACCGACTCAGCAACGACACGCTCACGGCGGCCAACGGCGGCAACCCGCTCGCGCTGGCGAAACTGTTCCACGTCGGCGACGTCTCCCTGCTCAAGGAGTTCGCGGCCGATCACCGCGACCTCATCGGCCAGTTGCTCCCCGTTCCCCGCTCGCTGCTGCCCGAGTGA
- a CDS encoding ferritin-like domain-containing protein, with amino-acid sequence MADDQVIELLRSAYNDEMETVMNYLTNAAVLDGVSAAEVKDSLRADAKQEELLHAERLSKRLKELDAKPLGSFEFEPAQEALQPPEDTADVLSVIDGVIEYEQAAIDTYRSLMKAAQEADDPVTEDLAIDILSDEESHRSEFRSFRKGYRE; translated from the coding sequence ATGGCAGACGACCAAGTGATAGAACTGCTCCGCAGCGCCTACAACGACGAGATGGAGACGGTGATGAACTATCTCACGAACGCCGCGGTGCTCGACGGCGTCAGCGCCGCCGAGGTCAAGGACAGCCTCCGCGCCGACGCCAAACAGGAAGAGCTACTCCACGCCGAGCGCCTCAGCAAACGCCTGAAGGAACTTGACGCGAAGCCGCTCGGGTCGTTCGAGTTCGAACCCGCACAGGAGGCGCTCCAGCCGCCCGAAGACACCGCCGACGTTCTGAGCGTCATCGACGGCGTCATCGAGTACGAACAGGCGGCCATCGACACCTACCGTTCGCTCATGAAAGCCGCTCAAGAGGCCGACGACCCCGTGACCGAGGACCTCGCCATCGATATCCTGAGCGACGAGGAGTCACATCGTAGCGAGTTCCGCAGTTTCCGCAAGGGCTACCGCGAGTAG
- a CDS encoding aminotransferase class III-fold pyridoxal phosphate-dependent enzyme yields MSDDIPGSEPLTTDPPALDAPQASNIAAERFGKRGTATELGGERDRNFRIDTDEGDRYVLKVYNRADDEGTIDFRTQAIRHIHDTDSDLPVMDVIPTVDRAPWTSVTVDGETHLVQLFTFVPGRSASFENLDDDALYAYGESVARMGRALRGFFHPEAGYDIIWDLRHASALRSLLDHVTDDRRHDLAEDVLDRFDERVEPAFGNLRAQVIHNDLGPDNVLLDEHDRVSGITDFGDLTHTALVCDLAVVLANVLNRHDDPLAAAQSVVRGYVGVTPLEDAEIRLLPDLVAARLAARGIMHAWKREKYAHNADDADELWETLLALEGTDLDALRRLLRTAAQGSAVPYTQTETSELLSRRRRVLGSARLSYRDPVHFVAGDGAWLFDGSGRCYLDAYNNVQVVGHANPEVTAAIETQARKLTTNTRYLHESTVALAERLLATLPDELDRVILVNSGSEANEVAWRLATTRTGREGGIVTDHAYHGITDTTAALSPENWPDGYRPSHVETVSPPVGSEYHGIDAADSAATMADALDALGERGSEIAAFLFDPLFASAGILPPEPAKLRRMVEQVHEAGGLVVADEVQAGFGRTGSHMWGFQAADVVPDVVTMGKPMGNGHPVAAVATRSEIAATLRERTGLFSTFGGNPVSSVAALAVLDVIEDEELLAHTAAVGDYLQESLTQLAAQYDSIGEIRRSGLMVGVELVQDRETWTPATDEATEVVDRLRQRRVLIGATGKAGNVLKIRPPLVFESDHADHLVAALDDVLAGLE; encoded by the coding sequence ATGAGCGACGACATCCCTGGTTCCGAACCGCTCACCACCGACCCGCCGGCACTCGATGCGCCGCAGGCATCGAACATCGCCGCAGAGCGGTTCGGGAAACGCGGAACCGCCACGGAACTGGGCGGGGAGCGAGACCGGAACTTCCGCATCGACACGGACGAGGGGGACAGATACGTTCTCAAGGTGTACAACCGGGCGGACGACGAAGGAACAATCGATTTCCGCACGCAGGCGATACGACACATCCACGACACGGATTCCGACCTGCCGGTGATGGACGTCATTCCGACGGTCGACAGGGCCCCGTGGACGTCGGTGACCGTGGACGGCGAGACCCATCTCGTACAGCTGTTCACGTTCGTCCCCGGTCGGAGCGCGTCGTTCGAGAATCTCGACGACGATGCGCTGTACGCATACGGCGAGAGCGTGGCGCGGATGGGGCGGGCGCTGCGCGGCTTCTTCCATCCCGAAGCGGGGTACGACATCATCTGGGACCTCCGCCACGCGTCGGCACTCCGTTCGTTGCTCGACCACGTCACCGACGACCGGCGACATGACCTTGCCGAGGACGTCCTCGACCGATTCGACGAGCGCGTCGAACCCGCCTTCGGCAACCTCCGCGCGCAGGTGATTCACAACGATCTCGGGCCGGACAACGTGCTATTGGACGAGCACGACAGGGTGAGTGGTATCACGGACTTCGGCGACCTCACCCACACGGCGCTCGTCTGTGACCTCGCCGTCGTACTCGCCAACGTGCTGAACCGCCACGACGACCCGCTTGCGGCGGCCCAGTCGGTTGTCAGAGGCTACGTGGGTGTCACGCCGCTGGAGGACGCGGAGATTCGCCTGCTGCCGGACCTCGTGGCGGCACGACTCGCCGCGAGAGGGATCATGCACGCGTGGAAACGCGAGAAGTACGCACACAACGCCGACGACGCCGACGAGCTGTGGGAGACGTTGCTGGCGCTCGAGGGGACCGATCTCGACGCACTGAGACGGCTCCTGCGAACCGCCGCGCAGGGAAGCGCCGTTCCATATACTCAAACCGAGACGTCCGAACTGCTCTCGCGCCGCCGGCGGGTGCTCGGTTCGGCGCGGCTCTCGTACCGTGACCCCGTCCACTTCGTCGCCGGCGACGGCGCTTGGCTGTTCGACGGGTCCGGACGGTGCTACCTCGACGCGTACAACAACGTGCAGGTCGTCGGACACGCGAACCCCGAGGTCACTGCCGCCATCGAGACGCAAGCCCGCAAACTGACCACCAACACCCGATACCTGCACGAGTCGACGGTCGCGCTCGCCGAGCGGCTGCTGGCGACACTGCCCGACGAGTTGGACAGAGTCATACTGGTCAATTCGGGCAGCGAGGCCAACGAGGTCGCGTGGCGGCTGGCGACCACCCGGACGGGTCGAGAGGGCGGTATCGTGACCGACCACGCCTACCACGGCATCACCGACACGACGGCGGCGCTGTCGCCGGAGAACTGGCCGGACGGCTACCGGCCATCCCACGTCGAGACCGTCTCGCCACCGGTCGGCTCCGAGTATCACGGAATCGATGCCGCCGATTCCGCGGCGACGATGGCCGATGCGCTCGACGCGCTCGGGGAACGAGGGTCGGAAATCGCCGCGTTCCTATTCGACCCGCTGTTCGCCAGCGCCGGCATCCTCCCGCCGGAACCCGCGAAACTCCGCCGGATGGTCGAACAGGTCCACGAGGCGGGCGGACTCGTCGTCGCCGACGAGGTGCAGGCCGGGTTCGGGCGAACCGGTTCACATATGTGGGGGTTTCAGGCGGCGGACGTCGTCCCCGACGTCGTCACGATGGGCAAGCCGATGGGCAACGGCCATCCCGTCGCGGCCGTGGCGACGCGCTCGGAGATCGCCGCGACGCTCAGGGAGCGAACCGGACTGTTCAGCACCTTCGGCGGGAACCCGGTGTCGTCGGTGGCGGCGCTCGCCGTACTCGACGTCATCGAAGACGAGGAGCTACTGGCGCACACCGCCGCGGTCGGCGACTATCTACAGGAGAGCCTGACACAACTGGCTGCACAGTACGACTCCATCGGGGAGATACGCCGGAGCGGACTCATGGTCGGTGTCGAACTCGTACAGGACCGGGAGACGTGGACGCCGGCGACGGACGAGGCGACGGAAGTGGTCGACCGTCTCCGGCAGCGCCGCGTTCTCATCGGCGCGACCGGGAAAGCGGGGAACGTACTGAAGATTCGGCCGCCGCTGGTGTTCGAGAGCGATCACGCGGACCACCTCGTGGCGGCGCTCGATGACGTGCTCGCTGGGTTGGAGTAG
- a CDS encoding CoxG family protein: MEFSGTFELDDTTTEEVWLALSDPVMIAHALPGCEFLVEVEDTNPDFDALREEYSERDVEPTSDPEVIAERAFEEGNHYAGIVGISIGPVNPTFETVVTIDERDQPYMEASGEGSAGDSSFEMTSWMDLTDVDDGVEVEWQTEADVFGRIAGMGQRVINPAANQVVKRFFSSVQDELREREIAEGGEVEAAESTDDDRGIVDRILGRSEGN, from the coding sequence ATGGAATTCAGTGGGACGTTCGAACTCGACGACACGACGACCGAGGAAGTGTGGCTCGCGCTCTCGGACCCGGTGATGATCGCACACGCGCTGCCGGGTTGTGAGTTCCTCGTCGAGGTCGAGGACACGAACCCGGACTTCGACGCCCTCCGCGAGGAGTATAGCGAGAGGGACGTCGAACCGACCTCGGACCCGGAAGTCATCGCCGAGCGCGCCTTCGAGGAAGGGAATCATTACGCCGGCATCGTCGGCATCAGCATCGGTCCGGTGAATCCGACCTTCGAGACGGTGGTGACCATCGACGAGCGCGACCAGCCGTACATGGAGGCCTCGGGGGAGGGGTCGGCCGGCGACAGTTCCTTCGAGATGACCTCGTGGATGGATCTGACCGACGTCGACGACGGCGTCGAAGTCGAGTGGCAGACCGAGGCCGACGTGTTCGGGCGCATCGCGGGGATGGGCCAGCGCGTCATCAACCCGGCGGCCAACCAGGTCGTCAAGCGGTTCTTCTCGTCGGTCCAGGACGAACTACGCGAGCGCGAAATCGCCGAAGGCGGCGAAGTCGAAGCGGCCGAATCGACCGACGACGACCGCGGCATCGTCGACCGCATTCTCGGCCGATCGGAAGGAAACTAA